Proteins encoded within one genomic window of Trichoderma asperellum chromosome 2, complete sequence:
- a CDS encoding uncharacterized protein (SECRETED:SignalP(1-23)), with protein sequence MSGVWVLISILAAESVKQPEVRTEPSHGFSETEPWEREGEVPQDNYFRPL encoded by the exons ATGTCTGGTGTGTG GGTCCTGATCTCGATCTTGGCTGCCGAGAGCGTAAAACAGCCAGAAGTTCGAACAGAGCCTAGTCACGGATTCAGCGAAACCGAGCCGTGGGAGCGCGAAGGCGAAGTGCCACAGGATAACTATTTTCGCCCTTTGTGA
- a CDS encoding uncharacterized protein (TransMembrane:2 (o1464-1481i1502-1520o)), translating into MDGPALVPDDVLDPLPPPPPRLFERLRQIAGYTWDEATPPFHSSYDYWHVFGTRYVYPTLPTSASSQNASSPGSVSKLQSGRPTPSDHGGPLSSYSFGYSSEPPASPLPAAHSNPIASPSSTDITYIEEPVVARVSHHALREERAFQIAKSVSGTADPHGDHIVKPLDLIRLSPATGDRGAIVVAIYQHPGHNHLFDLLDMGPAFYEARKDGDTYRAIHYRPTLQPPISLRLFLDFAIGATQCLEILHHSRGMVHGEIRGDAFHFNADENKVRVMSFGSGTRSFEHGLTSTGWSMLSKELGGRNKLLYISPEQTGRMPAEPDSRTDIYSLGVVFWSLLTQQPVYTGETALDIVQSVLGRRIPNVATVRMDIPDVIGRIIQKCTAKNVADRYHSASGLRHDLICIQQYLEDGNTKALKEFKIGTSDVSSFFMLPSFMIGRQEEKAAVLKVINRVAKSHAAQRKGPTSRFSDGASLNEIMTFDDISSEGGASSLDGHNRRSGSFAQTISSETRQTKNSLFPTIISETMTLSTDTTSSSQSTAAMYPRFTRPWERWERHQSISLGSLDSSSMVESLNVEGPRGPMDIGASSLSRQLGSAKFRRHGHCEVIMVEGAGGVGKSLFVQSILSDARRNGYCATAKFDTAKRTPFGPLLKLLSSLFKQVWGERDTNTSFHVGLKQYIRPVWPMLHRVLGLPEFLLGPPDANVPRPISSSQSSGSRKDTRPSLKRRTSSPGESPGPLPRIQTGYGMQSSQDYLCAGASTKTMRLINTVLDVLRVFTAHKFICFCLEDLHFADDESLELISQIIAARMKMVVIVTYRPEEISLPKLRAMLQPPESDDNPRNARPQVTRITLNPLSEEDILQYVSTTLSRPREEILSLALVIQSKTAGNPFYMREMLSACHRKKCIWYDYRDSQWHYDMDRLFAQFQGEKDYDVLDTAFITHRLAELPSAARAVLAWAALLGGSFSFELLCRLMSGEFDYHDDESMVCRDNVTQRAYTEGEAVAGLQAAIQSYIIVPTESDDRFRFAHDRYVQASSALKECNARKMHFIISQTLLKYYAVEARQRDSTASHICTAVEIIKRRVRCRREFRKLLMECAQAATENGARPTAVKYYNAAVILLQDNPWSDEVEDASYDETIQLYLRAAECHLYMNQVTSAGSLLSIILNNASSPVDKAPAYVLQSRIFAQRGNSPAALASLKESLGLLGISLDEEPSYEKCDEQFHRIAAHIQSMDRQTIISHKKSSDPSIASIGAVFAETTNAAWWTDHLQFYHLSLVFFDTHLTRGSFPQSGMAFLNLATVAMSRFNMVPLAIDLVMISQDLLFQARDAYSLARGEMLHQCFVGHAHCSMSQSISQMDDAIELASVAGDRMSTIHSYGIAAQIKLFASENCSELETFCELACEEIARWSCDTRGGVMLIAVRQACRALQGKTRAHNPLEVMTDSEHNSASYKQLLAERTNGSTHPMLFYESFEIVVLFLYGHYDRAIEIGDKCMEHLNDIWSSRNTRLIVLFYGLALAGHLLRKIQDPRSKPGEFSEETGKLVERLKGFLKMITDWTTVSNVNYLTWAKLLEAQMAELSTQHGECIQHYEEALDHAAEHDFVLEEALGNYLMAGFFIRRKARRSARAALLDALSLYRQVAATGVAHAIEEEHSLLLHGPTRNHRVADMGVQTDFVTDAPSVQYRPVDGEEDDVLTQIPSNTLTEAKGEQIGAWRNSMHMQTEDGGGLPALDMIDLHAILKSSQVISSLLQVEELLKTMCDVILQTCGGSATNAAIVVYAESDGWCVAASGDPEKGASAHKPALPLANTPLIAENVVLYCTRFMETVFIPDIVSDERFGNVNESWLQRNPTSKSIIAIPIRHANKPLLGVLYLEGVPGSFTDRNVTVLQLLVNQISISYSNALSIKNIEKISAENHSMVEVQKRALKKAIEAETKAKNAEAEAKRNVKLAEEAAKAKSIFLANVSHELRTPLNGVIGNSELLRDSNLNRDQLEMADSIRVSADLLLTVINDILDFSKMEADKMKLYIIAFNPEEMVREVVRAVSYSNREKASKKNVKIIQDINLPSMLIYGDPIRLHQVLGNLIGNSLKFTEDGSITIGARLDEETKERATLTFWVRDTGIGIPPQQLAKLFQPFSQADASTARKYGGSGLGLSICKSLIEIMMQGTIQLESEPNLGTTAWFTVSFERAKPDVAAGDAQSQVLPPIDRYSTRTSSFVDRASSPNPYLDLTRVPKEDIRICVAEDNPINQKIAIQYVQRLGYTSVSAYENGLKAVEGLRQKAREGIPYHIVLMDVQMPVLDGYEATKLIRNDPIDEVRKILVIAMTASAIQGDREKCLAAGMNDYLAKPVRAEVLKRKLDAYMGNSRPPPPSSTPSPPNAITYPGSTTTNGYSEVVSNVPKLPPPPRKPLPSDTPNTSPEQVIRKPVPIRSGSGSLRESLLDGPQTSEEFQHPGSPIFDVEELETPFGDDSVASQADTKSESTSRTSSDQESDSAPRRGSTSKGQKNQSRKLKKSRENSTVEVKIENGTQEPIVKEL; encoded by the exons ATGGACGGTCCAGCCCTCGTGCCCGACGATGTGCTCGACCCGCTGCCTCCCCCGCCGCCGCGGCTGTTTGAACGCCTTCGACAGATAGCTGGATATACTTGGGATGAAGCGACGCCGCCCTTCCACTCGTCGTATGACTACTG GCACGTCTTCGGCACCCGATACGTCTATCCCACCCTGCCCACCTCTGCCTCATCGCAGAACGCCTCCAGCCCCGGCTCCGTATCCAAACTCCAGTCAGGTCGTCCAACTCCCTCCGACCATGGCGGTCCTCTCTCCAGCTATAGCTTTGGCTACAGCAGCGAGCCCCCCGCCTCCCCGCTGCCTGCCGCCCACTCCAATCCAAtcgcctctccatcctccaccGACATAACGTACATCGAAGAGCCCGTCGTGGCGCGCGTGTCTCATCATGCCCTCCGCGAGGAGAGGGCTTTCCAGATCGCCAAAAGCGTCTCGGGGACGGCTGACCCCCATGGCGACCACATCGTAAAACCTCTTGATTTGATCCGGCTCAGCCCGGCGACTGGCGACCGTGGggccatcgtcgtcgccatATACCAACACCCAGGCCACAATCACCTGTTCGACCTCTTAGACATGGGCCCTGCCTTTTATGAAGCGCGCAAAGATGGCGACACATATCGAGCTATCCACTACCGACCAACGCTGCAACCCCCCATCAGCCTTCGACTGTTTCTCGATTTCGCCATTGGTGCGACACAGTGCTTAGAGATCCTCCACCATAGTCGCGGCATGGTTCACGGCGAGATCCGTGGCGATGCTTTCCATTTCAACGCCGACGAAAACAAGGTCCGGGTCATGTCCTTTGGCTCCGGCACTAGGTCTTTCGAGCATGGCTTGACTAGCACTGGCTGGTCTATGCTCTCGAAAGAACTGGGAGGCAGAAATAAGCTGCTATATATCAGCCCCGAACAGACCGGTCGAATGCCCGCCGAACCCGATAGCCGTACTGACATCTATTCGCTTGGCGTTGTCTTTTGGAGCCTCCTTACCCAACAGCCCGTCTACACGGGAGAAACAGCTCTTGATATTGTGCAAAGCGTGCTCGGCCGCAGAATCCCCAATGTGGCAACCGTACGCATGGATATACCGGACGTCATCGGGCGAATTATCCAGAAATGCACGGCCAAAAATGTTGCTGACCGTTACCACTCAGCTAGCGGACTACGCCACGATCTAATATGTATCCAACAGTATCTCGAAGACGGGAACACGAAGGCTCTCAAGGAGTTCAAAATCGGAACAAGTGATGTGTCCTCATTCTTCATGCTCCCCAGCTTCATGATTGGTAGGcaggaggagaaggctgCCGTTCTCAAAGTAATTAACCGTGTTGCTAAAAGCCACGCCGCCCAACGCAAGGGTCCTACCAGCAGGTTCTCAGACGGAGCTAGCCTCAACGAGATTATGACCTTTGACGACATCTCTAGCGAAGGCGGTGCCAGCTCACTTGATGGCCACAACCGCAGGAGCGGATCGTTTGCTCAAACTATATCATCTGAAACTCGGCAAACTAAAAACAGCTTATTCCCCACAATCATATCCGAGACTATGACCTTGTCAACCGACACCACTTCGTCATCCCAGTCTACCGCTGCCATGTATCCTAGATTTACGAGGCCGTGGGAGCGATGGGAGCGGCACCAGTCCATTTCTCTGGGCTCTTTGGACTCTTCAAGCATGGTCGAGAGCCTAAATGTGGAGGGGCCTCGTGGTCCGATGGACATCGGTGCGTCCAGCCTGTCTAGACAGCTTGGCTCGGCCAAATTTCGACGTCATGGGCACTGCGAAGTCATCATGGTTGAAGGTGCTGGCGGTGTAGGAAAGAGTCTCTTCGTGCAGTCGATCCTGAGTGATGCTCGGCGCAATGGCTACTGCGCGACAGCCAAATTCGACACCGCAAAGAGGACACCGTTTGGGCCGCTACTTAAGCTTTTGTCATCACTATTTAAACAAGTTTGGGGTGAAAGGGATACGAATACAAGCTTTCACGTGGGTCTGAAGCAATATATTCGCCCGGTATGGCCAATGCTGCATAGGGTCCTTGGATTGCCAGAGTTTCTCCTTGGCCCGCCGGATGCGAACGTCCCACGGCCCATCTCCTCGTCTCAGAGCTCAGGCTCACGCAAAGACACGCGGCCATCGCTGAAGCGTAGGACGTCGTCTCCTGGGGAATCTCCTGGGCCGTTGCCGAGAATTCAGACGGGTTATGGAATGCAATCTTCTCAAGACTATCTCTGCGCTGGAGCTTCAACTAAAACCATGCGTTTGATCAACACCGTCCTGGATGTGCTCAGGGTCTTCACTGCGCACAAGTTTATTTGTTTCTGCTTGGAGGACTTGCACTTTGCTGATGATGAATCTCTGGAGCTCATCTCCCAAATCATAGCTGCtaggatgaagatggttgTCATCGTAACGTATAGGCCAGAGGAGATTTCATTGCCAAAACTCAGGGCTATGCTCCAACCCCCGGAATCGGATG ATAACCCTCGCAATGCACGCCCGCAGGTTACGAGAATTACGCTGAATCCCCTTAGTGAGGAAGATATCCTTCAATATGTGTCAACAACTCTTTCCAGGCCGCGGGAGGAAATCCTTTCACTTGCTCTAGTAATCCAGTCCAAGACAGCCGGCAACCCGTTCTACATGCGAGAAATGCTTAGCGCCTGCCATAGAAAGAAGTGTATTTGGTACGACTATCGTGATAGCCAATGGCACTATGACATGGATAGACTATTCGCACAGTTTCAAGGCGAGAAGGATTATGATGTTTTAGATACTGCCTTCATCACTCACCGACTGGCCGAGTTGCCCTCTGCTGCGCGGGCTGTGCTTGCTTGGGCGGCTCTCCTGGGAGGCTCCTTTTCATTCGAGCTCTTATGCCGGCTTATGAGCGGAGAGTTTGACTATCATGATGACGAGAGCATGGTTTGTCGGGACAATGTCACCCAACGCGCTTACACTGAAGGAGAAGCCGTCGCAGGGTTACAAGCTGCTATTCAGTCTTATATCATTGTACCAACAGAGTCAGATGACCGCTTTCGTTTTGCACACGATCGGTACGTTCAAGCGTCTTCAGCCTTGAAAGAGTGTAACGCTCGAAAGATGCACTTCATTATATCGCAGACGCTTTTGAAATACTACGCGGTTGAAGCTAGGCAACGGGATAGCACTGCTTCACATATCTGCACCGCCGTTGAGATAATCAAGCGTCGGGTGCGTTGTCGTCGAGAGTTTCGTAAATTGCTCATGGAGTGTGCGCAGGCAGCAACGGAGAACGGCGCTCGGCCTACGGCGGTCAAGTACTATAATGCAGCAGTCATACTTTTGCAGGACAACCCGTGGTCTGATGAGGTCGAGGATGCCTCTTATGACGAAACTATCCAGCTTTACCTCCGGGCGGCCGAATGTCATCTATACATGAATCAAGTGACCTCGGCAGGTAGTCTTCTTTCTATCATTTTGAACAATGCCAGCAGCCCAGTGGACAAAGCACCGGCATATGTCTTACAGTCACGGATATTTGCTCAGAGGGGCAACTCTCCGGCAGCACTTGCTTCTCTAAAAGAATCTTTGGGTTTACTCGGCATTTCCCTCGACGAAGAACCGTCGTATGAGAAATGTGACGAACAATTTCACAGAATTGCGGCCCATATACAAAGCATGGACCGCCAAACAATTATCAGCCACAAGAAATCGAGTGATCCCTCCATAGCATCTATCGGAGCGGTGTTTGCCGAGACTACTAATGCAGCCTGGTGGACCGACCATTTGCAGTTTTACCATCTCAGCCTGGTTTTCTTTGATACTCATCTTACTCGAGGCTCTTTCCCACAGTCTGGTATGGCATTTCTTAACCTGGCTACTGTGGCAATGTCACGTTTCAACATGGTCCCATTGGCTATTGATCTGGTCATGATATCCCAAGACCTGTTATTCCAGGCCCGTGATGCCTACTCGCTGGCACGGGGCGAGATGCTACACCAGTGCTTTGTTGGGCATGCACACTGCTCCATGTCGCAGTCTATTTCTCAGATGGATGACGCAATCGAGCTGGCGTCTGTTGCGGGCGATAGAATGTCGACAATCCACAGCTATGGTATAGCCGCTCAAATTAAGCTCTTCGCGAGCGAAAATTGCTCCGAGCTTGAAACGTTCTGTGAATTAGCCTGCGAAGAGATTGCCAGATGGTCTTGTGATACCAGAGGCGGAGTAATGCTCATTGCTGTCAGGCAAGCTTGCCGGGCGTTGCAGGGCAAAACTCGCGCTCACAATCCCTTGGAAGTCATGACCGACAGTGAGCATAATAGTGCATCGTACAAGCAATTGCTAGCGGAACGGACCAATGGCAGCACTCATCCTATGCTGTTCTATGAAAGCTTTGAAATTGTCGTCCTGTTCTTATATGGACATTATGACCGGGCCATTGAGATTGGAGATAAATGTATGGAGCATCTCAATGACATATGGTCATCACGGAATACCAGATTGATCGTCCTCTTCTATGGGCTGGCACTCGCGGGCCACCTGCTTCGGAAGATTCAAGATCCGCGAAGCAAACCTGGAGAATTTTCCGAAGAGACTGGAAAGCTGGTGGAGCGGCTCAAAGGGTTTTTGAAAATGATAACGGATTGGACAACAGTATCCAATGTAAATTACTTGACATGGGCAAAACTTTTGGAAGCACAAATGGCAGAGCTGTCCACCCAACACGGCGAATGTATCCAACACTACGAAGAGGCTTTAGACCATGCCGCCGAGCACGATTTTGTTCTGGAAGAAGCCCTCGGCAACTATCTTATGGCAGGCTTTTTCATCCGACGCAAGGCGCGGCGGTCTGCCCGTGCCGCTCTTCTAGATGCCCTGAGCTTATATAGGCAAGTGGCAGCTACTGGTGTTGCTCATGCCATTGAGGAAGAGCACTCCCTTCTGCTGCATGGGCCGACTCGAAATCATCGCGTTGCCGACATGGGTGTCCAGACCGATTTTGTCACCGACGCGCCTTCGGTTCAGTATCGTCCCgttgatggagaagaagacgacgtcCTGACTCAAATTCCTTCCAACACCTTGACAGAGGCAAAGGGAGAACAGATCGGTGCCTGGAGAAATTCGATGCACATGCAGACAGAAGACGGCGGTGGGCTCCCTGCTCTCGATATGATCGATTTGCACGCAATCCTCAAGTCTTCACAGGTCATTTCATCACTGCTACAGGTGGAAGAACTGCTGAAGACCATGTGCGATGTTATTTTGCAAACATGTGGTGGTTCGGCTACAAATGCCGCTATTGTTGTCTATGCGGAGTCGGACGGCTGGTGTGTAGCTGCGAGTGGCGATCCTGAGAAGGGGGCTTCGGCACACAAACCAGCTCTCCCCCTCGCAAATACCCCCCTGATTGCTGAGAATGTTGTGCTCTACTGTACGCGTTTCATGGAAACCGTCTTTATACCGGATATCGTCTCTGACGAGAGATTTGGCAACGTGAACGAATCTTGGTTACAAAGGAATCCAACAAGCAAATCAATCATTGCCATCCCGATACGCCATGCGAACAAGCCACTACTTGGCGTACTGTATCTCGAAGGCGTCCCTGGATCATTTACGGATCGCAACGTAACCGTTCTTCAGCTCTTGGTCAACCAAATCAGCATTAGCTACTCGAATGCCCTGTCAATAAAGAACATTGAAAAGATCTCGGCAGAAAACCATTCCATGGTGGAGGTACAGAAACGCGCACTCAAGAAAGCTATTGAGGCGGaaacaaaggcaaagaacgcagaagcagaggcaaagCGAAATGTCAAACTGGCAGAGgaagcagccaaggccaaaTCTATTTTCCTGGCCAATGTCTCTCACGAGCTGCGGACACCGCTAAACGGAGTCATTGGCAATTCGGAACTTTTACGTGACAGCAATTTGAACCGGGACCAGCTTGAAATGGCAGATTCCATCCGGGTCTCGGCTGATCTTTTGCTTACTGTTATTAATGATATCCTTGACTTTTCCAAGATGGAGGCTGATAAGATGAAACTTTATATCATTGCTTTTAATCCAGAAGAAATGGTTAGAGAAGTCGTTCGAGCTGTCTCTTATAGCAACCGAGAGAAGGCGTCCAAAAAGAACGTCAAGATAATTCAGGATATTAATCTGCCTTCTATGCTGATTTACGGCGACCCAATTCGTCTCCACCAAGTTCTTGGAAACCTCATTGGCAATAGCTTAAAGTTTACGGAGGATGGATCTATTACTATTGGTGCTCGACTGGATGAGGAGACTAAAGAGAGGGCAACTTTGACTTTCTGGGTCCGAGATACAGGAATCGGTATTCCACCACAACAGCTGGCGAAGCTATTCCAGCCATTTAGCCAGGCCGACGCTAGCACGGCTAGGAAATATGGTGGAAGTGGGCTTGGACTGAGTATCTGCAAGTCACTTATCGAGATCATGATGCAAGGAACGATTCAGCTCGAGAGTGAACCGAATCTCGGCACCACGGCCTGGTTTACGGTCTCCTTTGAAAGAGCCAAACCGGATGTTGCTGCCGGAGATGCCCAGTCTCAGGTGTTACCACCTATTGACAGATACTCGACGAGAACTTCTTCATTTGTGGACCGAGCTTCCTCCCCGAACCCATATCTCGATCTTACGCGGGTTCCCAAGGAGGATATTCGCATCTGTGTGGCAGAAGACAACCCCATTAATCAAAAGATTGCCATTCAGTATGTGCAGCGACTTGGCTATACCAGCGTTAGTGCGTATGAAAATGGACTCAAGGCTGTTGAAGGCCTCCGACAGAAGGCTAGAGAAGGTATCCCGTATCATATTGTTCTCATGGATGTGCAAATGCCAGTCCTTGACGGATATGAAGCTACCAAGCTCATTCGAAACGACCCAATCGATGAAGTCCGGAAAATCCTAGTGATTGCCATGACGGCATCTGCAATCCAAGGCGATCGAGAGAAGTGTTTAGCTGCTGGTATGAACGACTACCTTGCAAAGCCGGTTCGAGCAGAGGTGCTTAAACGGAAGCTGGACGCGTACATGGGCAATTCAAgaccccctcccccctcctctACACCGTCCCCGCCAAACGCGATAACGTATCCAGGTTCTACTACTACGAATGGATATAGCGAGGTGGTCTCCAATGTTCCAAAACTACCCCCGCCTCCAAGGAAGCCCCTTCCTAGCGATACACCCAACACAAGCCCTGAACAAGTCATTCGGAAGCCGGTTCCCATTAGGTCCGGATCAGGTTCACTGCGCGAATCGCTACTTGACGGACCTCAGACCTCGGAAGAATTTCAGCATCCTGGCAGTCCCATCtttgatgttgaagagctcgAAACCCCGTTTGGTGACGATTCCGTTGCGAGTCAAGCAGACACAAAGAGCGAATCGACAAGTAGGACATCTAGTGATCAAGAATCCGACTCTGCACCAAGAAGAGGATCTACTTCAAAGGGGCAAAAGAACCAGTCTcgcaaattaaaaaagagCCGAGAGAACAGCACTGTTGAGGTTAAAATCGAGAATGGCACCCAGGAGCCTATTGTTAAAGAGCTCTAG
- a CDS encoding uncharacterized protein (EggNog:ENOG41): MMLTIKQQSTTYGYKSVHDLPTPPSTSRPSPPLNHQDPSFKPYLVSQNSPVQPMSTSHRGLPPPAAMTLPPQQPSSVGPPPPPHHSQPPHPPPLVQSSHQAQQPWPSPSAGLPPPPQQWQGAEESMRTWLQAKTEEEKTRQEEEKTRQETLRLEQRRIEMDILRASLNGGIPPPMVPLVFAGMGSGGTLPQAALEWAQQFMAPAQGHHPQLLPPQRPHSPDHPREPMVPGHGVVYTTSPAQATSVQGPGGYAPYPGSPTRPRGQTVSGAVGRPMGVVSSMTGMTNPPQPPGQGPPPVMPPFQGHQGHSHTQSQSSQHDTSPSIYFHHWQPPATQSGGSSNRPGSPSGEGQKKRKTTGGVSQQVPRAPSEDRFRSPPPFAQASSSNPASPSRRSHKRQRSDVSWYRPPNQMYNEDSDRPRARTPPQAPSWGPSPREREESRSVKQSVSSLLSREPDDSGALSRQVPQPPRLEPPAPIPRARGPGDQRAGDRGGEPSLPTGEADPRSRP, translated from the exons ATGATGCTCACCATCAAGCAGCAATCGACGACATACGGCTACAAGTCCGTCCATGATTTGCCAACTCCGCCCTCCACCTCCCGACCCTCTCCTCCCTTGAACCACCAAGATCCTTCTTTTAAACCGTATCTTGTCTCTCAGAACAGCCCGGTGCAGCCCATGTCTACTTCTCATCGTGGTCTGCCTCCGCCGGCGGCCATGACTCTGCCTCCACAACAGCCTTCCTCCGTTGgccctccgccgccgccgcatcaTTCTCAACCACCTCATCCACCACCGCTGGTCCAGTCCTCCCACCAGGCACAACAACCATGGCCTTCACCTTCAGCTGGCctgcctcctccgccgcagCAATGGCAAGGAGCTGAGGAATCCATGAGGACTTGGCTCCAGGCTAAaacagaagaggagaagacgaggcaggaagaagagaagactaGACAAGAGACTCTACGTCTAGAACAGAGGAGGATCGAAATGGATATTCTGCGGGCTTCTCTGAACGGTGGTATTCCGCCTCCCATGGTCCCTCTGGTCTTTGCTGGTATGGGAAGCGGGGGTACGCTCCCCCAGGCCGCTCTTGAATGGGCACAGCAGTTCATGGCTCCAGCTCAAGGCCACCACCCCCAACTGCTTCCGCCACAGAGGCCACATTCGCCGGATCATCCTAGGGAACCCATGGTTCCTGGCCATGGAGTAGTGTACACCACGTCTCCAGCACAGGCAACCTCAGTTCAGGGACCTGGCGGATATGCACCATATCCAGGTTCGCCAACGAGGCCAAGAGGCCAGACCGTCTCTGGTGCAGTTGGACGTCCGATGGGAGTAGTATCAAGCATGACAGGCATGACCAATCCTCCCCAGCCCCCAGGACAAGGACCGCCGCCCGTGATGCCACCTTTTCAAGGGCATCAAGGGCATTCGCACACGCAGTCACAGTCATCTCAGCACGATACGAGCCCATCAATCTATTTTCACCATTGGCAGCCGCCGGCAACGCAGAGCGGAGGCAGCTCGAACCGGCCCGGATCACCGTCTG GGGAGGGTCAGAAAAAGCGAAAAACGACTGGAGGAGTGTCCCAGCAGGTACCAAGAGCTCCAAGCGAAGACCGATTCCGATCGCCACCGCCCTTTGCGCAAGCCAGCTCTTCCAATCCCGCATCACCCAGCCGAAGATCGCATAAACGTCAACGGAGCGATGTATCATGGTATCGGCCCCCAAACCAGATGTATAACGAGGATTCAGATCGACCCCGAGCAAGAACACCACCGCAAGCTCCTTCATGGGGCCCCTCCccacgagagagagaggaatcGAGGAGTGTGAAGCAGTCAGTTTCCTCGCTCCTATCCCGCGAACCTGACGACTCTGGCGCACTGTCAAGGCAAGTTCCTCAGCCACCGCGGCTTGAGCCACCGGCGCCAATACCACGCGCCCGGGGTCCAGGAGATCAAAGAGCTGGCGACAGAGGTGGAGAGCCGTCTCTGCCCACAGGAGAGGCCGATCCGAGGTCTCGGCCATGA